TTCCCGGGGTCAGAGTTATTGCTTTAAGCGTGGACCCGGTTCTCAACCAGGAATTTTTCATTGTCCCAGGTATAGGTGATGCGGGGGACAGGTCGTTGAGTTCTGACGAGTTTTAGCAATTCCTCTGAAAATTTCCTATATTCTCTGCGACAATCATATTTTAGTTAGAATTGCCTCGAAATACTCTCGGATACGACAATTTTCTAGCTTTGAAATAGATCCAATACACTCCTCAATATTTTCTACGAATGGAATGTATCCTGCATATTTCAGACCTTCGCTATCGGCGAATGTTTTAAGCTCACCGCTCCCCATGTTTTCAACAAGGATTATTTCGTCGACCCCGGCATCCCTGAGGATTCTCACTAGTCTCGAAACGCTTTGAATTGAGAGTTTATGGGGGGTTGACACGACTATAGGTTTCACCAAGCCTTTGAGATTGTAAATAGCTTCCAACTGTTCATCGCTTAGACCTGGTGGAGTGTCTATGAAAAGTTTTTGCACACCTACCCAGTTCACTATGCTTAAGACTTCTCTCATTACATTCCTAACCTCTTCACCCTTCAGAACCAAGGGGTTATCCTTCGTGAAAGAGATAATAGAGAAGTACGAGAGTTTCCCGATCTTAAATGGTTCCAGACCCTTCTCTTCCCTGTAAGATAACTCCTCGGGTCTGAAGCCAAGTATGATATGTGTGGAAGGGTTAGTGAAATCGAGATCGAGTAGCCCTGTTGGGGTGTTCTTGAGCGAGGAGTAGTATGATAACAGGGTCGATACGATCGATTTTCCAACGCCCCCCTTACTGCTCAAAACCATGTAGACTTTTGGAATCTGCTTCAGCCTCTTAACTGCGCCGTGAAAACGGGGGTCCGAGCTCAACCCGGTAACACCTCCACTATTCTAACGCCTCTTCCTTGAGTTATCGAGAAATCTCTGCTACCGCACCTGGGGCATTTGGTGAAGGCGTGAATGGACTCTGGTACAAAGTGGATTGATTCTCTAATAGCCTCATCCATGGACTCCGGGCTTAAACTCCACCTGAAGCCGCAGGTGTGACATGCGAGCTCCGCGCCCTCATCGACTATTTCCAGTTTCTCCACACTCAAGCCTTTTTCCCTTAATAATTCTTGGAGGCTGAAGGAAAATATCTCCTTGTCTATCGATTGAAGTATTCCCAGTCCTATTTTAAGTGATTTTACTTTTCGAAAACCATTGTTTTCAAGAAACAACACTATCGACTCCGCTAGTGCCCATTCGTGAACCACGGTATCCACCGTTAATATTTAATACGTAGTCGCCAATATAAGAAGACTGGAGATTTACATGGCTGAGAGAACCAGCAGAATACAGGGTTTTTACAAACTACCTATGGGGGAGAGGCTGAGAACAATAGCTGAGATGACGGGTTTGAGCGAGGACGAGGTTAAAACCCTCAGCAACCTAGGGAACCTGCCTCCCGAGATTGCGGACAGCA
This is a stretch of genomic DNA from Thermosphaera aggregans DSM 11486. It encodes these proteins:
- a CDS encoding P-loop NTPase, which codes for MSSDPRFHGAVKRLKQIPKVYMVLSSKGGVGKSIVSTLLSYYSSLKNTPTGLLDLDFTNPSTHIILGFRPEELSYREEKGLEPFKIGKLSYFSIISFTKDNPLVLKGEEVRNVMREVLSIVNWVGVQKLFIDTPPGLSDEQLEAIYNLKGLVKPIVVSTPHKLSIQSVSRLVRILRDAGVDEIILVENMGSGELKTFADSEGLKYAGYIPFVENIEECIGSISKLENCRIREYFEAILTKI
- the hypA gene encoding hydrogenase nickel incorporation protein HypA, whose translation is MVHEWALAESIVLFLENNGFRKVKSLKIGLGILQSIDKEIFSFSLQELLREKGLSVEKLEIVDEGAELACHTCGFRWSLSPESMDEAIRESIHFVPESIHAFTKCPRCGSRDFSITQGRGVRIVEVLPG